A window of Thermococcus sp. LS1 genomic DNA:
GTGTCTCCTCCGACAGGACTTTTACCTTTTCAGGTTCTGTGATAATGAGGACTTCCTTCACTCAGTACTCCTCCAACTTGTCTTGAGGGGTTTCTCCTTCCTCAACGATTTTCTTTCCGGCTGCAACCATATCGATGCTGTGAACAACTCCGCCGAACTCCTCGATAGTCCTGACTATCTCTTCGTAATCCAAATTGTCTCCGACCATGGTTATCTTGACGTTCTCCGTCTCCTTGTCTATCTCCACGAGGGTTATGTTAACTCCATCGACCCCCTCGAGCTCGCTCAGTCCCAAAGCCAGCTCCGTCACTATCGGCTGGTGTGGCTTAAGCACGTCTAAAACTAGAAGCCTTATCCCCTTTGCCATAGTCCATCGCTTCCCCTTTCACCCTCACTTTTTAAGTATTTTCCCGAGCTTCCGGAGGAGCTCCATCGCTTCCTCATCGCGGCCCATCTTGGCCATTGCCAGCCATTCTATGGCGTGGATTATGTCCTCGTTGGAGAAGTCCCTAAGCTTCTCCTCGTTTACCTCTATCTCCTTGGATATCTCGGTCTTGTATTCGTGCTCCTTCTCGAGGATGTGGTCCATCACGTCGAGGAGCTCATCGTCATCGAATTCATATCCAAGGGCCTTGAATATCTCGAGTTTGGTCTTGAGCCTCGAGCGGGCGAAGTAGCGGAGCTCTTCATCGCCGAGATAGAGGTTGATGTAGAAGGCATCCGCCGTTCTTCCATAGTACTTCTCGACGAGGTTGCCTTTCATCTCCGTCCTCTTGACCTCAACGAGGCCGGCCTCTTTGAGCTTCTCTATGTGGTGGTATATTGTCTGCGGCGTCTTACCGAGAATCTCGCTGAGCTGGGAAATTGTCATCTCCTTGTTGCGGAGCAGCTGGAGAATCTTTCTCCTAGTATCTTCGAGCATAAGTTTTATGACCTCTGGGTCAGTTATGACCTTTACTTTTGCCATTTCCACCACCCAATTTTAACGTTCTAACGATTTTTTGAACGTTTTGGGATATAACTCTTTCCCTTTGGCGCTAGGTTTATATATGTAAAGTTCGCGCTCAAGTAAGACGTCTCCTGGACAAAATATCCAATATGGGACGCTACGCCCGTTCGGGGGAAAGCTTAAATAAAGCCGACCGAAAAACTTTCGGAGGTGGATACGGTGGAGACCCCAAACCTTGACTTCCTGTTTTACCCCAAGAGCGTCGCGGTTATAGGTGCGTCCAACGTTCCCGGCAAGATTGGAAACTCGATAATGCGCTCGATAACCCTCAACTTCGATGGTAAGGTCTACGCCGTCAACGTCAAAGGTGGCGAGGTTGAGGTCAACGGGAGGAAGTTCCCCGTTTACAGGAGCATTAAGGATATTCCCGACGAGGTTGACGTCGCGGTCATAGCCGTTCCGGCCAAGTTTGTTCCTGATGTCATCGATGAGTGTGGCGAGAAGGGCGTCAAGGGTGCGGTCGTTATTTCCGCCGGCTTCAAAGAGGCTGGAAACATAGAGCTTGAGGAAGAGCTCGTTAAGAGGGCTAAGAAGTGGGGCATTCGCTTGGTTGGCCCCAACTGTCTCGGTGTTACCAACCTTGAGAACGGCTTCGACTGCAACTTCAACCCGCCGGAGAGGCAGGCGAGGCCGCCCTTTGGAAAGATTGCTTTCATGAGTCAGAGCGGTGCTTTTGGAGCCGCCATTCTCGACTGGGCCGCCAACCACATGATAGGTATGAGCAAGTTCATCAGCCTTGGAAACATGGCTGATCTCGATGAGAGCGACTTCATGGCCTACCTAGGCGAGGACCCCAAGACCGGAGTTATCACCGGTTACATCGAGGGCGTCAAGGACGGAAGGAAGTTCTTCGAGACGGCCAAGGAGGTTACCCTCAGGAAGCCCGTCATAATCATCAAGGCCGGAAGAACCGAGGCCGGCGCTAAGGCGGCGGCTTCCCACACTGGCTCGCTCGCAGGCTCGTACAAGATATACGAGGCTGTCTTTGAGCAGACTGGAGTTCTCTCGGCCAAGAGCATGAGGCAGCTCTTCAACTACGCCAAGGCCCTTGCAATGCAGAAGCCGGCAAAGGGCAACCGCGTCGCTATAGTCACAAACGGCGGCGGCGCTGGTGTCATGATGAGTGATGGTTTGCTTGAGCGCGGCATGAAGCTCGCCGAGCTGAGCGAAGAAACCAACGAGAAGTTCAGAAAGGGCATAGAGGAAGGAAAGCTCCCGCACCACATGAGCTACAAAAACCCGATAGACGTCATAGGTGACGCCCCGTCCAGCAGGTACGAGATAGCCATGCGCTATGCCCTTGAGGATCCGAACGTTGACGTTCTCGTTGTCATAGCCCTCTTCCAGAGCCCGGCTTTAGACGAGGGGATAGTTGACGCAGTAGCTAAGATGCAAGAGTACGGCAAGCCCATAATCTTCGTCGCTCCTGGAGGAGACTACCCGCACAGGATGGCAAGGAATATCGAGCTCAAAGGCGTTCCGGTCTACGAGACTGTTGAGGATGGAGTTGATGCTGTTTATGCCCTTGTCAAATACGGTGAGTGGCTTAGGGAGAATGGAAGGCTTTGAGCCTTCTTTTTACCATAAAATCCTTTTTATTGTGATTTTGTAAGTTCAAAATAGTGACGCTAGGGGAGTTTTTGAAGGAAAATTGGGGCAGAATAAGTTGAGGTTTAATCTCTAATCCATGATTACTTTTTGAAAGCCTTGCTCCTCCAGGCCACGAAGAGGTCAGTTTATTGAACTTTTTGTAGGAGAATTTCACCCGATGGAACCACACTTTGAAAGGATATTTTTCTCGTCTTCTTTGGTTGAGTTTTCCAAGGATATAATCTCCCAGTTTCTCATGTCGATAGTTGCTTTGTAAACAGAGTAATTATCAGTGCAGGCTTCTAGATTGGGCCCTATGTGGATGAAAACTACTGCTGTACAGGTTGTTATGTTGAAACAACCGACATGGCCACAATTTGTCATGTTGGGAAACTTTTCTGAGGTTATTTCATCTGCAATAGTGTCAAGTTTGGCAACATTGATGGAGCAGTTCTGTATTCCAGCAGAAGATGTGTTCGTATGATTTATCACTTTTCCATAGTCTTCGTGATCGATGAACTTTGGAACTTTGACGAAGAGATAGGTAGCGGCCAATAAAAAGATAACAAAGAAGAAAAGAAGCTTTTTCAAGAGTTATCCCCCCTGATCGTTACATTTATCCCGATAGGTTCTGGATAATAATAGACAGGTTTTCCAGACTTTTTAAATTTCTCTGCGATCGATTTTGGCAATCCAAACTTTGAACTGTACTTGTATATTGCGTTTGGGTTAATTTTGTAAACTGGTATCCTTTGGCCATTATATGTAATGTAGAATTTTGTTATGTCTCCATGATATCGTATCCGATAATAGACGTTGATTATTTTATTTAGGACTCTATCCGTTGTGCTTTGTATTGATATTACTTCTGGGTCTCCAGAACTTGGAAAGACGTCTATCATGACGTCAAATGCTACTTCTGTAAACTCATTGGAATTATACGCCCCGTAGACTCTGTCTTTCACTGAAAATTCTATGAGCTTATTTGTTTCTGTATCTATCCAGAATTTTAGATAATGGGAACATTTTGACTCTCCAACTGGACCCAAGTCCCATTCGGCTGTTAGACTGCCATCCATAGTTTTGTCTCCGTTTAGAAACTCGTCTATGCCTTGCTTCATTTCCTTGGCTATTTCTGCCGCAGATATTGCAATACCTGCTTCCCAGAATAATTTGGAAGCTGCTATCTCTAGCAAATCACCTATGACGTCGGCAAAGTAATAATCTATTCCTGGATGTGGCCAAGCACCAAGAACTTTCTTGTCGGTCTGACTGCTTAGTATGTAGAAGTAATCATGTCCTCCTACTTTATTTATGTACACACCCATTTTGTGAATAGCAGGCCATGAACCAAATACGGGATTCTTTGCGGCTCCTGTAGATGTCACTTTAAAAACGTATATTGCACGCTGTTCTCCGTCCTCATATCCGACAAAATACCCGCTGTATTCTAGTACTGCGCTGTTGTATATAACGTACGATCCAAAGTCCTCATGGTTA
This region includes:
- a CDS encoding DUF211 domain-containing protein, which translates into the protein MAKGIRLLVLDVLKPHQPIVTELALGLSELEGVDGVNITLVEIDKETENVKITMVGDNLDYEEIVRTIEEFGGVVHSIDMVAAGKKIVEEGETPQDKLEEY
- a CDS encoding winged helix-turn-helix domain-containing protein, which encodes MAKVKVITDPEVIKLMLEDTRRKILQLLRNKEMTISQLSEILGKTPQTIYHHIEKLKEAGLVEVKRTEMKGNLVEKYYGRTADAFYINLYLGDEELRYFARSRLKTKLEIFKALGYEFDDDELLDVMDHILEKEHEYKTEISKEIEVNEEKLRDFSNEDIIHAIEWLAMAKMGRDEEAMELLRKLGKILKK
- a CDS encoding CoA-binding protein — its product is METPNLDFLFYPKSVAVIGASNVPGKIGNSIMRSITLNFDGKVYAVNVKGGEVEVNGRKFPVYRSIKDIPDEVDVAVIAVPAKFVPDVIDECGEKGVKGAVVISAGFKEAGNIELEEELVKRAKKWGIRLVGPNCLGVTNLENGFDCNFNPPERQARPPFGKIAFMSQSGAFGAAILDWAANHMIGMSKFISLGNMADLDESDFMAYLGEDPKTGVITGYIEGVKDGRKFFETAKEVTLRKPVIIIKAGRTEAGAKAAASHTGSLAGSYKIYEAVFEQTGVLSAKSMRQLFNYAKALAMQKPAKGNRVAIVTNGGGAGVMMSDGLLERGMKLAELSEETNEKFRKGIEEGKLPHHMSYKNPIDVIGDAPSSRYEIAMRYALEDPNVDVLVVIALFQSPALDEGIVDAVAKMQEYGKPIIFVAPGGDYPHRMARNIELKGVPVYETVEDGVDAVYALVKYGEWLRENGRL